In Pirellulales bacterium, one genomic interval encodes:
- the kdpA gene encoding potassium-transporting ATPase subunit KdpA has translation MWFLPISILVATTILAVPLSRYLAWIMNGKYHAPAILRWFESKVSSGPQNWKQYTASMLIFNTVLFVFGFTVLALQPWMPLNSLGRGMLEPTTIFHSVISFMTNTDLQHYSGDQHFSNFSQIFFGLANFFLSASIGFCGLTVIIRCFRGDAKVGNFFVDMWRVVMYMFLPIAFLFGLVFLQQGSPMTYNCAQQVATLEPGSLGSNDDGTPKQQTIVVGPLASFVPMKQLGTNGGGFYGMNSAHPFENPTALTNWLSCMAMMLFPFALVLMYGRMLNRLKHAWVIFSVMMVLMVGTVWWSVYYDTYQPNPGFTAHPVAETYTVPDPKAPDGKRDITIPSVAGLPVEQHLGNLEGKEMRFGTSAGATFAALTVDVTDGAVNCEHDSLNPVAAMSPMVGMWLNCIYGGKGVGMINMLLYVIVGIFVAGQMVGRTPEYLGKKIGRREVALALIALLIHPIMILWPSGLFAATDWGNKAVSNPGPHGFSQIMYQFSSASANNGSAFDGLGVSYGLNNNPTPAPESIPFDIAAGIVIVVSRFIPIIAPIAMAASLGAKKSAPFGLGTLRDNTPTFGFLLFATILIVGALLFLPIAALGPLAEHLGPIPFGG, from the coding sequence ATGTGGTTTCTACCAATTTCGATTCTTGTTGCCACCACCATCCTCGCCGTTCCGCTGAGTCGATATTTGGCGTGGATCATGAACGGAAAATATCATGCTCCGGCGATTCTGCGCTGGTTTGAATCGAAAGTAAGCAGCGGACCACAAAATTGGAAGCAGTACACCGCTTCCATGCTCATCTTCAATACTGTCCTGTTTGTATTCGGCTTTACGGTGTTGGCCCTGCAACCCTGGATGCCGCTGAATTCGCTGGGCAGGGGAATGCTGGAACCAACCACGATTTTCCACAGCGTCATTTCGTTCATGACGAATACCGATCTGCAGCATTATTCAGGCGATCAGCATTTTTCCAACTTTAGTCAAATCTTTTTTGGTCTGGCGAATTTCTTCCTCTCGGCGTCGATCGGTTTTTGCGGACTGACGGTCATCATCCGTTGCTTTCGCGGCGATGCCAAAGTCGGCAATTTCTTTGTCGATATGTGGCGCGTCGTCATGTACATGTTTCTGCCCATTGCATTCCTGTTTGGATTGGTTTTCCTGCAACAAGGAAGCCCAATGACGTACAACTGTGCCCAACAGGTCGCCACGTTGGAACCAGGATCGCTCGGTTCCAACGATGATGGCACGCCGAAGCAACAAACGATTGTCGTCGGTCCCTTGGCATCCTTTGTCCCGATGAAGCAGTTGGGCACCAATGGCGGCGGGTTTTACGGCATGAACTCGGCCCATCCGTTCGAGAATCCCACGGCACTGACGAATTGGCTGTCTTGCATGGCCATGATGCTGTTCCCGTTCGCGCTGGTGTTGATGTATGGCCGCATGCTCAACCGCTTGAAGCACGCCTGGGTAATCTTTTCAGTCATGATGGTTCTCATGGTAGGTACAGTTTGGTGGTCCGTGTATTACGACACCTATCAGCCGAATCCTGGGTTTACCGCGCACCCTGTGGCCGAAACCTACACCGTGCCGGACCCCAAAGCACCAGATGGCAAACGAGACATCACCATTCCTTCGGTGGCCGGGCTACCTGTCGAGCAGCACTTGGGCAATCTGGAAGGCAAAGAGATGCGCTTCGGCACTTCAGCCGGGGCCACGTTCGCGGCGCTGACCGTGGACGTGACCGATGGCGCCGTGAATTGCGAGCACGACAGCTTGAATCCTGTCGCCGCGATGTCGCCCATGGTTGGCATGTGGCTCAACTGCATTTACGGCGGCAAAGGGGTCGGCATGATTAACATGTTGCTGTATGTGATTGTCGGAATTTTTGTGGCCGGCCAAATGGTAGGACGAACGCCCGAATACTTGGGCAAAAAAATCGGCCGCCGCGAAGTCGCTTTGGCGCTCATCGCGCTGTTGATTCATCCGATTATGATTTTGTGGCCCTCGGGCCTGTTTGCGGCCACCGATTGGGGAAACAAAGCGGTCAGCAATCCAGGCCCCCATGGTTTTTCGCAAATTATGTATCAGTTTTCGTCGGCATCGGCCAATAACGGCTCGGCATTCGACGGGCTGGGCGTATCGTACGGCTTGAACAACAATCCCACTCCCGCGCCGGAATCGATTCCGTTCGACATTGCCGCGGGCATTGTGATTGTGGTCAGTCGCTTCATCCCAATCATTGCCCCCATCGCCATGGCGGCGAGCCTGGGCGCCAAGAAATCGGCTCCGTTCGGGTTGGGAACCCTGCGCGATAACACGCCGACATTCGGCTTTTTGCTGTTTGCAACGATTTTAATCGTCGGGGCCTTGCTATTCCTGCCGATCGCGGCGCTGGGCCCGCTGGCAGAACACTTGGGTCCGATTCCATTCGGGGGCTAG